The Arachis duranensis cultivar V14167 chromosome 2, aradu.V14167.gnm2.J7QH, whole genome shotgun sequence genome has a window encoding:
- the LOC107473352 gene encoding uncharacterized protein LOC107473352, with product MEAKQHACTLEITVISGENICVDRTPIAENIFVTVRAESLNCCTTKMVSENGGIFAWNEKFMLDIPMHARSITFEVQCKKFKAARPVGVARIGVLDVLFSRNIANNATENNDDGVQMLSYELRGWDGRRNGVIHFSVRVVVPPPEDWPGSYEIKQAKEEMKMSSSGLFEHDQVMESKVNYQNNPKNNVICGPVWLRHCIGFFKFSFIFGFVYKKNKKKVCD from the coding sequence atggagGCAAAGCAACATGCATGCACACTAGAGATCACTGTTATCTCCGGTGAAAACATATGTGTTGATCGAACTCCAATTGCTGAGAACATCTTTGTAACCGTTCGTGCCGAGTCTCTGAATTGTTGCACAACTAAAATGGTAAGCGAAAATGGTGGCATATTTGCATGGAACGAGAAATTCATGTTGGATATTCCCATGCATGCTAGGTCAATCACATTTGAAGTGCAATGCAAGAAATTCAAGGCGGCGCGGCCCGTTGGGGTGGCCagaattggggttttggatgttCTTTTTTCTCGAAATATTGCGAATAATGCAACTGAAAATAATGATGATGGCGTTCAAATGTTGAGTTATGAGTTGAGGGGTTGGGATGGGAGGAGAAATGGGGTTATCCATTTCTCGGTTAGGGTGGTGGTGCCGCCGCCGGAGGATTGGCCGGGGAGTTACGAAATCAAACAAGCAAAGGAAGAAATGAAGATGAGTTCTAGTGGATTATTTGAGCATGACCAAGTTATGGAGTCTAAAGTGAATTATCAAAATAATCcaaaaaataatgttatatgTGGTCCGGTTTGGTTGAGACATTGTATtggtttttttaaattttccttcatttttggATTTGTAtataagaagaataagaagaaggtGTGTGATTGA
- the LOC107473353 gene encoding uncharacterized protein LOC107473353, with protein sequence MGLSSRTIEITVISGENVHVKEESYVVVRAESLKCCTTKTAKNTDIIINNNHSSSLISWNEKLLLEIPMHARSITFEVQCKNSRASSARPVGVARIAISDILLGGSGFGSDSDGDNNMLSYRLRDWDGRRNGVIHFSVTTPKITAAMEEAVEQPVKGLVEDHMKKNNKNSNEVVLGVPLWWNYPNII encoded by the coding sequence ATGGGGCTAAGCTCTCGAACTATAGAGATTACGGTTATTTCCGGTGAAAACGTTCATGTGAAGGAGGAATCATACGTCGTCGTTCGAGCCGAGTCACTCAAATGTTGCACAACAAAAACAGCCAAAAACACTGACATTATTATCAACAATAATCATAGCTCAAGTTTGATTTCATGGAACGAGAAGTTATTGCTTGAGATTCCAATGCATGCAAGGTCCATCACGTTTGAGGTTCAATGCAAGAATTCAAGAGCAAGTAGTGCTAGACCCGTTGGGGTGGCAAGGATTGCTATTTCGGATATATTGTTGGGTGGTTCGGGGTTCGGCAGCGACAGCGACGGCGACAATAATATGTTGAGTTATAGGTTGAGGGACTGGGATGGACGGAGAAATGGAGTTATTCATTTCTCCGTAACGACTCCGAAGATCACGGCTGCCATGGAAGAAGCAGTGGAGCAGCCGGTGAAGGGTTTGGTGGAGGATCAcatgaagaagaataataagAACTCCAATGaagttgttcttggtgttccttTATGGTGGAACTACCCCAATATTATTTGA
- the LOC107473304 gene encoding uncharacterized protein LOC107473304, whose amino-acid sequence MGVSSQTLEITVISGENVHVKEESYVVVRAESLKSCTTKPAKNTDIIINNNHSSSLISWNEKLLLEIPMHARSITFEVQCKNSRASSARPVGVARIAISDILLGGSNGFDGDSNGDNVLSYRLRDWDGRRNGVIHFSVRRMTAAPPVENTVKELVEDQKKTKKESGEEVVLGVPVWWNYPNIII is encoded by the coding sequence ATGGGGGTAAGCTCACAAACTCTAGAGATTACGGTTATTTCCGGTGAAAACGTTCATGTGAAGGAGGAATCATACGTCGTCGTTCGAGCTGAGTCACTCAAATCTTGCACAACAAAACCAGCCAAAAACACTGACATTATCATCAACAATAATCATAGCTCAAGTTTGATTTCATGGAACGAGAAGTTATTGCTTGAGATTCCAATGCATGCAAGGTCCATCACGTTTGAAGTTCAATGCAAGAATTCAAGAGCAAGTAGTGCTAGACCCGTTGGGGTGGCAAGGATTGCTATTTCGGATATATTGTTAGGTGGTTCTAATGGGTTTGACGGCGACAGCAACGGCGACAATGTGCTGAGTTATAGGTTGAGGGATTGGGATGGAAGGAGAAATGGAGTTATTCATTTCTCCGTGAGGAGGATGACGGCGGCACCACCGGTCGAAAATACGGTGAAGGAGTTGGTGGAGGATCAGAAAAAGACTAAGAAGGAATCTGGTGAAGAAGTTGTTCTTGGAGTTCCGGTATGGTGGAACTACcctaatattattatttga